The proteins below come from a single Ictalurus punctatus breed USDA103 chromosome 24, Coco_2.0, whole genome shotgun sequence genomic window:
- the LOC108256977 gene encoding cyclic GMP-AMP synthase: MVRSPPVERLPSPTGNPGVEGIVREGSAIPSELDRWIRQQGRDLRLRQADRSHAVKLVNNLKKDLMKFLKENDEQPFFRDISVLNSGSYYELVKIFKPNEFDIMLKLKTPRIVWKALEKYNGLFYTISLCRPPRGEIRAFLLEDGLIISASKIMNEMHHLVHKFIKTHKVPAGEGRWVVCRKKVNSPAVTLAFLEENEGAEILSVDIVPALDVPQGWPEAARAGPDVDNWLGKNARRKITGQPVYFVPKRPKARNLTSIEKESWRISFSHIEKEMIRFHGNKKTCCESKAKECCRKLCLRLLKCLFERLKQKYPKELDPLCSYHGKTVFFYNLCERFEDSLWTPGQLSVCFMKLLWHFERAVNAGSLPHFFVQDHNLFSPSSFPKRSLMFLGNALREQMESGLPLLQVPEPRPALCCSLQPQQISPEPVTKCDTMLCRSSSFRQNSILLYVVYAVIFCGIIYALFVKT, from the exons ATGGTGCGAAGCCCACCTGTGGAGAGGCTACCCAGCCCTACAG GTAACCCTGGAGTAGAAGGCATTGTCAGGGAGGGTTCAGCTATCCCTTCTGAACTCGACCGCTGGATCAGGCAGCAAGGCCGAGACTTACGCCTGCGCCAGGCTGACCGAAGTCATGCTGTGAAACTGGTCAATAATCTGAAAAAGGATTTAATGAAGTTCCTGAAGGAAAATGATGAGCAGCCTTTTTTTAGGGATATTTCTGTTCTCAATAGTGGAAGCTACTATGAATTAGTTAag atttttaaacCCAATGAGTTTGACATCATGTTGAAACTTAAAACACCCCGAATCGTGTGGAAAGCGCTAGAGAAATATAATGGACTTTTCTACACAATTTCCCTTTGCCGACCTCCACGTGGTGAAATACGGGCATTCCTCTTGGAAGATGGACTCATTATTTCAGCCTccaaaataatgaatgaaatgcaCCATTTGGTTCATAAATTCATCAAAACGCATAAAG TGCCTGCTGGTGAAGGTCGATGGGTGGTGTGCAGGAAAAAAGtaaattctccagctgtgacaCTGGCATTCCTGGAGGAAAATGAGGGGGCAGAAATACTATCTGTGGATATTGTTCCTGCCCTCGATGTGCCACAAGGCTGGCCAGAAGCTGCACGAGCTGGCCCAGATGTGGACAACTGGCTTGGGAAGAATGCTCGGCGCAAAATTACTGGACAGCCTGTTTACTTTGTCCCTAAGAGACCCAAAGCACGAAACCTCACTAGTATTGAAAAAG agagcTGGAGAATATCCTTCTCTCATATTGAAAAAGAGATGATCAGGTTCCATGGGAACAAAAAGACGTGCTGTGAGAGTAAAGCAAAGGAATGCTGCAG GAAACTGTGTTTGCGGCTCCTCAAGTGCCTATTTGAGCGACTGAAGCAGAAATACCCCAAAGAGCTTGATCCTCTTTGCTCCTACCATGGGAAAACTGTCTTCTTTTACAACCTCTGTGAGAGATTTGAAGACTCACTGTGGACTCCTGGCCAGCTCTCAGTCTGCTTTATGAAACTTCTTTGGCACTTCGAGCGTGCTGTAAATGCTGGCTCGCTTCCCCACTTCTTTGTTCAAGACCACAATCTGTTTTCTCCATCCAGTTTCCCCAAGCGTAGTCTTATGTTTCTGGGCAATGCTTTGAGGGAGCAAATGGAGTCAGGGCTTCCTCTTTTGCAGGTCCCAGAACCTCGTCCAGCACTTTGCTGTAGTCTGCAGCCTCAGCAAATTTCCCCAGAACCAGTCACAAAGTGTGACACTATGTTATGTAGAAGCAGCTCTTTTAGACAGAATTCTATTTTGCTGTATGTGGTTTATGCTGTTATATTTTGCGGCATCATATATGCACTTTTTGTAAAAACTTGA
- the LOC108256978 gene encoding elongation factor 1-alpha — MGKEKTHINIVVIGHVDSGKSTTTGHLIYKCGGIDKRTIEKFEKEAAEMGKGSFKYAWVLDKLKAERERGITIDISLWKFETSKYYITIIDAPGHRDFIKNMITGTSQADCAVLIVAAGVGEFEAGISKNGQTREHALLAFTLGVKQLIVGVNKMDSTEPPYSQARFEEITKEVGAYIKKIGYNPAAVAFVPISGWHGDNMLEPSTNMTWFKGWKIERKEGAANGTTLLEALDSILPPSRPTDKPLRLPLQDVYKIGGIGTVPVGRVETGMLKPGMVVTFAPVNVTTEVKSVEMHHESLAEALPGDNVGFNVKNVSVKDIRRGNVAGDSKNDPPQQAGNFTAQVIILNHPGQISQGYAPVLDCHTAHIACKFAELKEKIDRRSGKKLEDNPKNLKSGDAAIILMIPGKPMCVESFSQYPPLGRFAVRDMRQTVAVGVIKAVDKKASTAGKVTKSAQKAAKSK; from the exons ATGGGTAAAGAAAAGACCCACATCAACATCGTGGTTATTGGCCATGTCGACTCCGGTAAATCCACCACCACCGGCCACCTGATCTACAAATGCGGAGGAATCGACAAGAGAACCATTGAGAAATTTGAGAAGGAAGCAGCTGAG ATGGGCAAAGGCTCCTTCAAGTACGCCTGGGTGCTGGACAAACTGAAGGCCGAGCGTGAGCGTGGTATCACCATTGATATCTCTCTTTGGAAGTTTGAGACCAGCAAGTACTATATCACCATCATCGATGCCCCTGGACACAGAGACTTCATCAAGAATATGATCACTGGTACCTCACAg GCCGATTGTGCTGTGCTGATCGTTGCTGCCGGTGTGGGTGAGTTTGAGGCTGGTATCTCCAAGAATGGACAGACCCGTGAGCATGCCCTCCTGGCCTTCACCCTGGGAGTGAAGCAGCTTATCGTTGGAGTCAACAAGATGGACTCCACCGAGCCCCCATACAGCCAGGCTCGCTTTGAGGAGATCACCAAGGAAGTCGGCGCTTACATCAAGAAGATTGGCTACAACCCTGCTGCCGTTGCTTTCGTCCCAATTTCTGGGTGGCATGGAGACAACATGCTGGAGCCCAGCACAAAC ATGACATGGTTCAAGGGATGGAAGATTGAACGTAAAGAAGGTGCTGCCAACGGAACAACTCTCTTGGAGGCCTTGGACTCCATCCTGCCCCCCTCCCGCCCCACTGACAAGCCTCTCCGCCTGCCCCTGCAGGACGTCTACAAGATTGGAG GTATTGGAACTGTACCTGTGGGCCGTGTCGAGACTGGTATGCTTAAGCCTGGCATGGTTGTGACCTTTGCCCCTGTCAATGTGACCACTGAGGTCAAGTCTGTTGAGATGCACCATGAGTCTTTGGCTGAGGCTTTGCCTGGTGACAACGTTGGCTTCAACGTGAAGAATGTGTCAGTGAAGGACATCCGTCGTGGTAATGTGGCCGGAGACAGCAAGAACGACCCACCCCAGCAGGCTGGCAACTTCACAGCTCAG gtcatCATCCTGAACCACCCTGGTCAGATCTCTCAGGGCTACGCTCCTGTGCTGGACTGTCACACTGCTCACATTGCCTGCAAGTTTGCGGAGCTTAAGGAGAAGATTGACCGTCGTTCTGGCAAGAAGCTTGAAGACAACCCCAAGAACCTGAAATCTGGAGATGCTGCCATCATCCTTATGATCCCTGGAAAACCTATGTGTGTGGAGAGCTTTTCTCAGTACCCACCACTGG GTCGTTTTGCTGTGCGTGATATGAGGCAGACCGTTGCTGTTGGTGTCATCAAAGCTGTTGACAAGAAAGCCTCTACAGCTGGCAAGGTGACCAAGTCTGCTCAGAAGGCTGCAAAAAGCAAATGA
- the LOC100526699 gene encoding elongation factor 1-alpha: MGKEKTHINIVVIGHVDSGKSTTTGHLIYKCGGIDKRTIEKFEKEAAEMGKGSFKYAWVLDKLKAERERGITIDIALWKFETSKYYITIIDAPGHRDFIKNMITGTSQADCAVLIVAGGVGEFEAGISKNGQTREHALLAFTLGVKQLIVGVNKMDSTEPPYSQARFEEITKEVSAYIKKIGYNPAAVAFVPISGWHGDNMLEPSTNMGWFKGWKVERKEGNASGTTLLDALDAILPPSRPTDKPLRLPLQDVYKIGGIGTVPVGRVETGVLKPGMVVTFAPVNVTTEVKSVEMHHESLPEATPGDNVGFNVKNVSVKDIRRGNVAGDSKNDPPQEAGSFTAQVIILNHPGQISQGYAPVLDCHTAHIACKFAELKEKIDRRSGKKLEDNPKNLKSGDAAIVEMVPGKPMCVESFSTYPPLGRFAVRDMRQTVAVGVIKSVEKKAAGAGKVTKSAQKAAKTK; encoded by the exons ATGGGAAAGGAAAAGACCCACATTAACATCGTGGTTATCGGCCACGTCGACTCTGGAAAGTCAACCACCACCGGCCATCTGATCTACAAATGCGGAGGTATCGACAAGAGAACCATCGAGAAGTTCGAGAAGGAAGCCGCTGAG ATGGGTAAGGGCTCCTTCAAGTACGCCTGGGTGCTGGACAAACTGAAGGCTGAGCGTGAGCGTGGTATCACCATCGACATCGCCCTCTGGAAGTTTGAGACCAGCAAGTACTATATCACCATCATCGATGCCCCTGGACACAGAGACTTCATCAAGAACATGATCACTGGTACCTCACAG GCTGATTGTGCTGTGCTGATCGTTGCTGGTGGTGTGGGTGAGTTCGAGGCTGGTATCTCTAAGAATGGACAGACCCGTGAGCATGCCCTCCTGGCCTTCACCCTGGGAGTGAAGCAGCTTATCGTTGGAGTCAACAAGATGGACTCCACCGAGCCCCCATACAGCCAGGCTCGCTTTGAGGAGATCACCAAGGAAGTCAGTGCTTACATCAAGAAGATTGGCTACAACCCTGCTGCCGTTGCTTTCGTCCCAATTTCTGGGTGGCATGGAGACAACATGCTGGAGCCCAGCACAAAt ATGGGCTGGTTCAAGGGATGGAAGGTTGAGCGTAAGGAGGGAAATGCCAGTGGCACTACCCTTCTGGATGCCCTGGATGCCATCCTGCCCCCTTCCCGCCCCACCGACAAGCCTCTCCGTCTGCCCCTGCAGGATGTCTACAAAATTGGAG GTATTGGAACTGTACCCGTGGGCCGTGTGGAGACTGGTGTTCTCAAGCCTGGCATGGTTGTGACCTTTGCCCCCGTCAATGTGACCACTGAGGTTAAGTCTGTTGAAATGCACCATGAGTCTCTCCCTGAAGCAACTCCTGGTGACAATGTTGGCTTCAACGTgaagaatgtgtctgtgaaggaCATCCGTCGTGGTAACGTGGCTGGAGACAGCAAGAACGACCCACCCCAGGAGGCTGGCAGCTTCACTGCTCAG GTCATCATCCTGAACCACCCCGGTCAGATCTCTCAGGGTTATGCTCCTGTGCTGGACTGCCACACTGCTCACATTGCTTGCAAGTTTGCTGAGCTCAAGGAGAAGATTGACCGTCGTTCTGGTAAGAAGCTTGAGGACAACCCCAAGAACCTGAAGTCTGGAGATGCAGCCATTGTTGAAATGGTTCCTGGCAAGCCCATGTGTGTGGAGAGCTTCTCTACCTATCCTCCTCTTG GACGTTTTGCTGTGCGTGACATGAGGCAGACTGTTGCTGTTGGTGTCATCAAGAGTGTTGAGAAGAAGGCTGCTGGTGCTGGCAAGGTCACGAAGTCTGCACAGAAGGCTGCCAAGACCAAGTGA
- the LOC124626273 gene encoding trichohyalin: MRIGSKSRLVGERHIIIWVGCLKHRSEIYSDLVGTATVKGWDMAGNWKDSETKELLSIRSEEEIIRQLNGTVRDAVVYEKITQKLKERGVLREKTQVINKLKTLRKKFHQIKQRNAQLGNSDWPYFDMCHYIWGGGRSANPVVLLSPLEPYPSENDAETTLSDTDILKTEVCTEFVPLSPAEFPPSPQSPPNKSAKKVSRGEQMVKDMKEFFTEMDRDFEERERLRVLEQRQYEECLRKEAKEEEREERARQMAMFKELLESQNNLLRELLLRIPSPTLQRLTPSKNNAEPETTSSVANIPDTKECTKFTHSHAESPQSPPNKRAKKVSQEEQIAKDMKECFAEIARTLEERERLRLLEHRQHEESLRKEAKQEAQEERARQMEMFKEMQESQNDLLKELLRRMP, from the exons ATGCGAATCGGttcaaagagtcgactcgtCGGTGAACGTCACATAATTATTTGGGTCGGGTGTTTAAAACATAGGTCAGAAATATATAGCGATCTGGTGGGGACAGCTACTGTGAAAGGCTGGGACATGGCTGGAAATTGGAAGGATTCCGAAACGAAGGAGCTGCTGTCTATCCGGTCAGAGGAAGAAATCATTCGCCAGCTGAACGGCACTGTTCGGGATGCAGTGGTGTACGAGAAAATCACTCAGAAACTCAAAGAGCGCGGGGTTTTAAGAGAAAAGACGCAGGTcataaataaactgaaaactCTACGCAAGAAGTTTCACCAAATTAAACAACGTAACGCCCAACTGGGGAATTCAGACTGGCCGTATTTCGATATGTGCCACTACATATGGGGAGGTGGACGTTCTGCAAACCCCGTGGTTTTGCTCAGTCCTTTAGAGCCTTATCCCTCAGAGAATGATGCTGAAACCACTCTGAGTGATACAGACATCCTGAAGACTGAGGTGTGCACAGAATTTGTGCCCTTAAGTCCAGCAG aatttcCTCCATCTCCTCAGTCACCACCAAATAAAAGTGCCAAGAAAGTATCACGGGGGGAACAAATGGTGAAGGACATGAAAGAGTTTTTCACTGAAATGGACCGAGACTTTGAAGAAAGGGAGCGCCTTCGTGTCCTGGAACAGAGGCAATATGAAGAGTGCTTAAGGAAGGAGGcaaaagaagaggaaagagaagAACGGGCCAGGCAAATGGCCATGTTTAAAGAATTACTGGAATCTCAAAATAATCTGCTAAGAGAACTCTTGTTGCGAATCCCATCACCAACATTACAGCGGCTTACTCCATCTAAAAACAATGCTGAACCTGAAACCACTTCAAGTGTTGCAAACATCCCAGACACCAAGGAGTGCACAAAATTTACACACAGTCATGCAG AATCTCCTCAATCACCACCAAACAAAAGGGCGAAGAAAGTATCACAGGAGGAACAAATAGCAAAGGACATGAAAGAGTGTTTTGCAGAAATTGCCAGAACCTTGGAAGAGAGGGAACGGCTTCGTCTCCTGGAGCACAGGCAACATGAAGAGAGCTTAAGAAAGGAGGCAAAGCAGGAAGCACAAGAAGAACGGGCCAGGCAAATGGAAATGTTTAAAGAGATGCAGGAGTCTCAGAATGACCTACTAAAGGAACTCCTGAGGCGTATGCCTTGA